The Xiphias gladius isolate SHS-SW01 ecotype Sanya breed wild chromosome 17, ASM1685928v1, whole genome shotgun sequence genome includes the window ccagaggcagcaaagcagctccacagcatgatagaacctccaccatgttttactgtaggtgttcttttccttatgggcctCATTTCGTTGcccataaacaaactgatgcactgcgttcccaaagagctctgccttggtttcatctgtccatagaacatcaTCCCAGAAAGACcgtggcttatctatgaaagtttttgaaaacattagtcttgcctttttgtgcttttctttcaatagtggtgtcctccttggcctttgcccatggagcgctacttggtttagtgtacGGTttatggtacgggctgaaaccaccactccagatggctccaggtcagcctgaagctcttcagaTGTCTCGTGTGGTGCTATTCCACAATCCATATCAACCTTTTCAGAATTCTCTCATTGACTTTCTTCTTAGCTCCAtgtcctggaagtgtcttaaaAGTTTTATGATTATGAAACTTCTTCTTAACATTAGGAACTGTTGAGagagggatttcaagatctttggagATTGTAGCCTTTTAATTGTGAAATACTATTTCTGATGCTCTTAGACACCTCTcatgtcttcaccattgtgaaaaagaaactggaaacaatcagacccattttatgcagtaaaaccaccattcattagttaattcaggtcatgtgaacactgaaaattaagcacaagtGAGTCTTATTTGGTTtctattttgtttgaggaactattttaaattcatcagaagGGTTCCAATAATTGTGTCCGGGGTTCTTTTTGTGTTCtaatatttcactattatgaacgttttttcttttattcagtaactttggactttttattaaaatattctcgTTATACCAAATCGGTTcacttgcatttatttctgaggcCATTCTGAATTCTGACTTAAAATTCATATGTCTGCCTCCACTACTTAAACAAATGTACTTCTAGAAAGGCCCATGGATTGAGATGATAAATGGAGGTGCTTGGTATGGAATGATATGACTTTCCAGTAAAGAAAAAGGAGTACCATTAAAGGGGCAGTTCACTCAAATCACACACATCTATGTCTATGGAGAGATACCGCTATGGTAAGTGAGAGAgtgtattatgttttttttctaatttgggTGAACTAAGCCTAACACCTCCTCACAAGCTATGCGTAAGATTCACCAATTAGCTGAGTAACAGTTGTGTTCATGACCTCACATAATTAGCCACtgataaagaaacaaatgacGCAAACCATATGAGATGAAAACTAACTATCAACAATAGGAGCATATTTCATCTTAGAGGAAAGATCCCAAACACCTAGTGTGAGGTATTAACCCCAATTAAGGAACGACTGACGTGCTATAGCATCCAACAAgtcaaaacaatataaaatagttaattcatttaataaaaatcttgACTGGAAGATCGCGCACATGACTATTATGGTGAACCGGTGTTAAGTCAGATCGTAGTGATCAATCTTGTTCAAAATACCTAATttggatatactgtacatacttaTAAGTATGAAAATAGATTGTGCAGATTGAACAAatctaaaatttaaatattgaatttccGAACACTAAAATTTAAAGAGGGGGCAGGAAGAAGGGCAAGAGGAAGGTTAAAACATTAACACTTCTACAATCTAaaatttttcacatatttacaaaaactAAGATTTTGTATAAAAGTATACATCTAGGAATAGGCCTGTTGCACACCTAGTACATAAGCAAAATTGACATGATGCAGATTATCCTTTTAGTCTCAGGGCAAAAACACTTTCTATTAAGACAAgattcagcacacacacaaggcagcGTTGTGGTGCTGTGATAGGATACTCCGTTCCTCAGAGGAGCTTCGTTCTGTTTTCTGAGCATGAATTTGACGGGATTGTTCACTTGGTACTTTGCTATGAGGTGTCTTCTGGGGCAAACTCTTGTTGGGGGAACGGCCAAGCCGACGGTGAGGACGTTCAAGTTCAGGGGGGATGTGAAGAGAACGGCGGGACCTTTTTACTGGAAGAGCAGAGGGACCACAGTCCGTTTGGTTTGTGGAGTCTTGCTTTTCGAAAACATTCTCTGAACCATCTGAGGGGGGCAGTGTCACCCTCACAGTGTCAACATCAGGTAAGAGCTGTGCAGTGGCACAGAAGGCTGCCTCATACAGCCCAAATGCCTGCTCCAGAGTCGTGGAACTTTCTCTGAATGGGGAGGGAGCATTCACTGCATCACTCCGCTGAAAtaaggaaaatcaaaaaattgaattttattaaaatataactaCTCATTATCATTATCTAATTATTACAGTTAATTACTAATAAAAGTcacatttatgtataaatgtaaattaatagaaatcctgtcatttttttgtcaagaataaagaaaaactttgaaaCACAACTTGCCATTCATCAatctaacattaaaaatgagacACACAGATGAAAGCTGTTACAAATGACTCATGGACTAAAGTAATGGAAATAAACAATAGTTTAAAACAATATTGGATTAAGATCAAATGATTCTACATTGAGTTTTAGGTGTGCTGCATGCACAAGGGAAATGTGGATTATAGAGAATGTGGGCAGTAAATACTGACAGTAAATATAGCCCATTTTCGACTGAGGAAGGCTATAGGTGGGAGGTTGGGAGGGTAGACACAGTCATAAAGTTCTCGGGCTATTTGCTtccatcattatttttaaagaaatattagCATCAATGAGCATTTTCTTACTGGCACTTTGACTTAGCTTTGCAAAATTTAACaattgtattatatatttttatatatttgctgTATTGGTGTTTTTAGCAATACTAAACGGCCCGACCTACAAGAAGTTGACTGTGCATTGGAAACTCATGCTTTAGTAAAATGACCTGTAATGTGTCAGCCATTGGTTACTCTACCTAGGAATAACATGGCTTTCTCTTGTGCATCAATTAAAAGGGTctggcagtttgttttttaaatatgcaaagcAGCCTTTTCACTGTCTCCCTCTACTGGCACCCATGTTACTTTCTTGCCTTAAGCTTCTTATCTCACTTACCTCACTTACATGAATGACTTTGGGGGatagtttgtttaaaaaagtaaattatctACACCTTTATTGTGGGATTACAACATTTCTACTACTGAATCTAATAATACCAACATTTCCAAGCGGATTGAGCTAACAGTCTGTCAGAcgactttgtcatttttatgtccAAACAGCTAAATTGTCGCCACCAGGCGCAACAAGATGAGCATGGCTATCGAGCTCATAAGTAATTTAAGTCATTGGCTTGGCATGTTGCCGACACTTCTGATACTTTTTTGTAACGAGCAGTCACCTCTCTACCACTCCAGGCATGTCCATCCCTCATGTTCTTCTCCATATATTTCATCTTCTTCATAAAACATGCCATCCTCATGCTCCGCCTGTTGGCCCCGAAAACAAAAGAGTGATTTGGTGAACCAGTGGTCCACTGATGGAAATTGTTGGTGTGACCTTTGGTGTCTATGAACCATCATATTTTAACTGTGaaagtattaaaatgacaataaaaaaatgaactggaaTATATAAAGGACAATACAGTGAATAgcaaacaacatacaaacacacaaaaatattccGTATATTTTTCCATTGTCAGAATGGCCCTGAGGTACTTTCCCAAGCAGTGACCGACTCTGCGTTTGGAAAATATCTGTCATTTTTCCGTATGATTTCCTAATGAAACAATACAAAAGTAGGATGCAACAAAGCTATGGCACTGACCTTTGGGACCTCACATGTGTTATAAGGAGTTCCTGGGTATGGAACATGGTCAATTCCGGTAGCCATGTCAACAACAATCTCATCTCGATGCATAGGGATAGGGGGTCCTCCGCGCTCCTGCAGGGCCAGAACGATAACAGTTGTGTTGTCTGCACGGAGCATGCGTTCTTTCCAAAACAGTAGAGCTGTGCATCCCAGCCGGCGGGCGCAAGACATTCCTTTCGGTCCCTTAAGAAATCAACGGAAGGAGACATAAAATTCACGTTTAAATTCTTGTTGATATCACAATAATCTAAATCCCATTGCTTCTAGGCTCCAACAAATATGAAATCTTAGACATTTTATCTTCTAAAAAATTGTAActatttaaaatctaaaattacatttgacaCTGTGCaaaatgtgggggaaaaaaaaaaaaaaagatactgtgCATTAGTTGTGCCATTACGTACCACCATTTTATCATGGCTATAACACATATTAACAGCATTCTTGGGTGGCATCATATTCCATAGCCCATCACTGCCGAGGATGATGTAGCGATGTCGTTTTGGGTCAAGGGTCATCACAGTGGTATCAGGCTCTGGAGAAACCACAAATTCCCCGCTGTAGAAATCATAGCTCCAGAGATCACCTGTTAGcaaataagtaaaatatatcACTTTTGGAGGATTATTACACAAAAGATACGCATTTCCAAAATATAACGTAATTTTTTTGATGGTAATTCCAAGAAAAAAGGTGCAATCTTTACCAAGGGATCGGGCCACAGCCAGGAAGGGGATCTGGTCAATGACTGTACTCCTCCTCACTGGGCCATTATGGGTCAGTCTGGGCCTCTTCCACACAACACGATTCACCCCAGATTTCTTCATTACACTACag containing:
- the LOC120802071 gene encoding protein phosphatase 1D-like isoform X2 translates to MDEAIIFRMSAFSEQGGRKYMEDVVEIRIEYEPTASPVDDYPKSQRHGGHGKTESEPTKQTENETHEHDVAAKSGPASAMWVESLSNDDSGNNLAPVTDEKVAEHVVDTRKSVAFFAVFDGHGGREAAHFAQENLWDLLKRQRGFWSKDHSEVCAALRKGFIACHHAMWKELPEWPKTITGLPSTSGTTASVIVIRGAHMYVAHVGDSAVVVGVKENDSDITLQALEVTQDHKPELPKEKERIERLGGSVMKKSGVNRVVWKRPRLTHNGPVRRSTVIDQIPFLAVARSLGDLWSYDFYSGEFVVSPEPDTTVMTLDPKRHRYIILGSDGLWNMMPPKNAVNMCYSHDKMVGPKGMSCARRLGCTALLFWKERMLRADNTTVIVLALQERGGPPIPMHRDEIVVDMATGIDHVPYPGTPYNTCEVPKRSDAVNAPSPFRESSTTLEQAFGLYEAAFCATAQLLPDVDTVRVTLPPSDGSENVFEKQDSTNQTDCGPSALPVKRSRRSLHIPPELERPHRRLGRSPNKSLPQKTPHSKVPSEQSRQIHAQKTERSSSEERSILSQHHNAALCVC